A single Lolium perenne isolate Kyuss_39 chromosome 6, Kyuss_2.0, whole genome shotgun sequence DNA region contains:
- the LOC127310707 gene encoding F-box/FBD/LRR-repeat protein At5g22660-like, whose translation MPPRKKHKSAPRVSGPDRIGDLPDCILQHVLSFLPAQAAVQTCVLARRWRDLWRSTRCLRIVNLHDEIQYIRKFVDHLLILRERTDLDTVEIKFSCEYWEEDVAYVNLWIRFAVMYNVRVLTLHVSHRYLHLHDLPLVSRHLTTLDLYGLALEEKVLGFASCPALENLKMSLCEIHAARISSRSLKHLSITDCRSDLDDCRVRVSTPGLVSLELLDFLWRTPFFENMALLESARVSISEYCHDDVSWNYYDSGVLDGANNNAGSDCVLLGGLSSARHLELRSDGTKYIFRRDVKHCPIFSKLKTLILNEYWCEAPDFSPLACILKKSPVLEKLTLQLFSKGPNHKVEMKGCYSSTEKSSAISEHLNTVEIKCNVVDEKILEVMKFLKAFNIRKLTTLYILI comes from the exons ATGCCTCCTAGGAAGAAGCACAAGAGTGCACCGCGGGTGAGCGGCCCCGACCGCATAGGCGACCTCCCTGACTGCATCCTCCAGCACGTCCTCTCCTTCCTCCCAGCGCAGGCGGCCGTGCAGACTTGCGTGCTCGCCCGCCGCTGGCGCGACCTCTGGAGGTCCACCAGATGCCTGCGCATCGTTAACCTTCACGATGAAATCCAATACATCCGCAAGTTCGTGGACCATCTGCTGATCCTTCGTGAGCGCACCGACCTGGACACTGTTGAGATCAAATTCAGTTGTGAATACTGGGAAGAAGACGTGGCCTATGTGAACCTATGGATCCGTTTCGCCGTCATGTACAATGTCCGGGTGCTCACCCTTCATGTCTCTCATCGTTATCTTCACCTACACGACCTGCCTCTTGTCTCTCGGCATCTCACAACATTGGACCTTTACGGTCTAGCCCTAGAAGAGAAAGTTCTCGGCTTTGCTAGCTGCCCAGCGTTGGAGAATCTGAAGATGAGTCTCTGCGAAATCCATGCTGCAAGGATATCGTCCCGTTCCCTCAAGCATTTGAGCATCACCGACTGCCGCTCAGACTTGGATGATTGCCGGGTCCGTGTTTCTACTCCGGGCCTTGTATCGCTGGAGCTACTTGACTTTCTGTGGAGAACACCTTTTTTTGAAAACATGGCGCTGCTAGAGAGTGCACGTGTGAGTATTAGCGAATACTGCCATGATGATGTCTCTTGGAATTATTATGATTCTGGTGTTCTCGATGGAGCTAATAACAATGCAGGCAGCGATTGTGTGCTTCTGGGTGGTTTGTCAAGTGCTAGGCACCTTGAGTTGCGATCTGATGGTACAAAG TACATTTTTAGAAGAGATGTGAAGCATTGCCCGATATTTAGCAAGTTAAAGACTTTAATACTCAATGAGTACTGGTGCGAGGCTCCTGACTTCAGTCCACTAGCTTGCATCCTGAAAAAATCACCAGTTCTAGAGAAGCTCACTCTTCAACTCTTTTCCAAG GGACCAAATCATAAAGTGGAAATGAAAGGATGCTACAGCTCAACAGAGAAATCATCTGCAATATCAGAGCACCTTAACACAGTTGAAATCAAGTGTAACGTGGTGGATGAGAAGATTCTCGAAGTCATGAAGTTCCTGAAGGCATTTAACATACGTAAGCTAACTACTCTTTATATTCTGATTTAG